AAAGAAGGAGTTGACCATAATTCATTAACATCATTAGTACTTTTCTTTTAATAACACAACAAACTATAATAACTCATGAGCTCACATAATAACTTGCAAACTAAACGTATTAGACAAGTACATGGTAATTTCATGTACGAGTCTCGTAAGTATCAAACTCACGATCTCTATTAGGCTAGAAGTTGATTCATAAACATCATTATTACTTAGAACATGTTTTGGAGTAAATGACACtattataatttttcatatCTTGCATGATTAATTTGTTTCAAGTAAATTACATCATCTGACTGTGGATTCTCACGGTTCCAACCCAAATGGGCTCTAGTCTTATTGGACCCAAGTTTGGGCCTAAATTGCTTGAGCCCATGCCCAACTTCCCCTTGACCCGACTTTCGATTTTTCTCGAGCGCAGCAAGTGCTGTTTGGATGAGAAGAAACCGAGAGGAAAGTAGAAGGAAAAAGGCACAATTCCAGTCTTCTTTGGACAGAATCACTGTCCCTATTTGATTCAGTGCCGATAACTGGAATCTTCTCTGATGCTATAGTTGGATCTTCAATAATATTCTTAAACAGGTAACTCTTTTTGTCCTTCATTCCCATGTTTATCTGTGAAATTCACATTTTGGGTTGGTGTTTTTCTTTGGATATATGATTTTtcaagattaattttttttatttacttaatGTGCTTGTATAGCCcaaaatgtttgaaaatgcttaaCTACGTGTCatacatcccacatcggaaagatGTGGCTCAGTGAAATGCAATATAAGATTGGACAATCCTAACATTGATAAGTCGGTTTTCAAGTGATTAGTGAGTAGTTGAGATTGGGCAAAAATGAGCTtttagctccgataccaattgtcatggacctaattgaaaatatgtgcAACATCAAATCGTATGAACTCTCGAAGTTCtgtgtttgatttttgttggtAGAAATACCCTTGTCGCTATTCATTgagttttgatccaatttattttattgaatgtCCAAAAGAGCAAACTTGTATGGAGTCGTTatcggttttaaaaaaaataaatttatcatcACTTGAATTATTGCAACAAATTCTGTCCACAAAAACGTGTTCTTCATTCCTACGCAAACCAGGAGGTATCAAAGATGAATTGAACCATAGAAATGAAAGAGATTGCGTTTTCTTCTACTCATACTAAGACTCCAAGCTACTAGAAAGTACAAAGGAGGATTCTTGAAACAAATGGCTCAAACATTGGAGGCTGCAGCAAGAGCAGGaaatattgatgctttgtatgAATCCATTCGAGAAGATGCCTATTTATTGGATAAAATCGACAAGGTTCCTTTTGTTGATACTCCTTTACACATAGCTGCATCAGCAGGGCATACAGAGTTTGCTTTGGAGATGATGAGATTAAAGCCATCTTTTTCCAGGAAGCTAAACCAATATGGTTTTAGTCCCATTCACCTTGGTTTGCAAAATGAGCACTATGAACTTGTGATTCATCTTATAGAGGTCGATAAGGACCTCGTTCGCGTCCAAAGAAGGGGAGGCATAACCCCTTTGCATTATGCAGCAGAAAATGGATTACTGGATCTTCTGTTCAAGTTTCTAATGACTTGTCCAGCATCTATCGAAGATGTAACGATTCAGAAAGAAACTGCTCTGCATCTTGCTGTGAAAAACAACATGTTGGAGGCCGTCAAACTCTTACTAGGATGGCTTTCCTATGTCAACAAGAAAATGATTGCTGAGTGGCCTGACATAGAAGGCAACACAATTTTGCATATTGCAGCATCTTATGGCAACATACAGGCATGTCCTGATCGAAAAacacaaacttttttttaatcaattcgTTGTTTTCTAGGAGGTTAATCATAAATCTCAGATATTGTTTCTATTGTAATGTAGCTGGTGAGGCTGTTGATTAATAAAGTTGATACAAGATCCAAGAATTCAGCAGGTTTGACACCCGGAGACATATTAAAAGGGAGAAATCCAAATGAAGAAGAGCTGAAGGATCTGCTACACTCTGCAGGCGACTCGGGTGCATTTTGGCCACTTTATTTTCTGACCCTTTATGTGAACAGATTGATATCCAGGATCATGAAGTGGGTTTTACGTATGAGATACAAGAAACCAGCCAAATTGTCAAATGAGCAACGCAGTGCAACACTGGTGGTGGCTGTATTAGTTGCAACAGCCACTTATCAAGCTATGCTTACTCCCCCCGCCAGAGATTGGTTCAAAGACGACAATAAGGCTGCCAAATCAACAATGGAACAGCAAATAGCACCAGCCCCCTTTGTCCCAAGCATTGACGTACGGttatatgatttttattttgttctatGGATGCTTTTCTCAAGCTTTAATACTGCAGCCTTCTTTACTTCAGTGGTAGagattcttcatcttctcccACGCAGTGTTGGTTTGCGTATGTGGCTTGCTTCTTGTCTTCTTGTAGTTTGCTATCTGCTTGCAATGATACCCATATGTGGATTTGCCTATGTGGAGTTTGTTATCCCTATAACTCTTTTTGTCTGGATAGTATTTTCATTCATAAGAGGTCGTTTGAAAGTAGTATCAGTCACAGTCCTGATCAACTCTTTTTTGAAATACTACTGAAGAAGCTATATATAGTCCTACCATGTGTGTTGCCCATGTAGTGAAACATATATGCTTGTTTGTATAGATGTAGTGAAACATATATGCTTGTTTCTTATTGTTTCACTTTTACATTACAATGTAAAGAGTAAATTCATATCCGTGCTTTCCAAAACACATGTACGCGATTCTTCAAATCTTCTAACAGTTGCTTAAATTGATTGATCAGTCAGATGAAAGTCTTAATTCATTGAAAAATTGAACTTGATTTGAGTTGGTCTCGGTAAAAATGTCAAGAGTTTGATAGGATATTATCAAACTTTTAGCTTTATttcattattgcaatgtattATTAGAGTAAATGATACTTTCTGTTGTTGTGATTGCTGAACCGACTCGGTTTTTAGCCAAGTTCATCTGGCTTTACAAAATGACCATTATGGACTGGTTCTTCGACATGTACAGGTCAATAGGAAGCTCATTCGTGTCCAAGGAAGGGGGGGAGTAACGTTATACAGGAGGGTTGAAAGGTTTTGTCGCTCCTACAAACCCAGAAAGCAGATAAGTTTGTGCATATCGGTAACAATTGTACACACATTATTTTCAATTCACATTACTACGTTTCCCCCACAAAACTAGAAATAGGTTCGATTAACATATCATATAATCAAGGACATCACCATCTGATGCATAAGAGTGAAAGCACATGCCAATCTCAGTTAATAGCGTTGAGACACTAATGAACAACTGAACATGGAATGCGATGATGATTATAGTTCTCTCCGGTAATGAAACAATTCAATAATTGGAAGGAGTAAAGAGACCAAAACAAGCTCAAAGTCACCTAGATGAATACAAGGCATAAAACTTAGGAAGAGTTCAATATCAATTGGTGTGGCTAAAATATAAAACCTTCCATACATTTGAAATATTTTCACCGCACAAGAAAACAGAAGCAGACAATCTCAAACTAAAAACATCTTGCGACTGTTTTTACAAAATTGATCACAATTCACAAGTAAATCAATGTCGAAACTCAAGGAAAGCAcaaattcaagtattcaacaacaaaagaaatttaCAAGATCTCCAGTAAAACTAACCTTGGGACAACAAGAtgttagcaaaaaaaaaaaaaaatcgatcttGCTGCAACAACCACTAATAGTAGCACTTGATCAGTACATGTATGCTATAAAAGGAAATCAGGAATAACTGGTGATGGGGGAACTACATTTAATGGCCCCTCTGCTCTTTCACGAGCTTTATGTTTACCATCGCGATGACTACTTTTTCGCTTCTCATTCTGGTCAgtttcatctctttctt
This DNA window, taken from Tripterygium wilfordii isolate XIE 37 chromosome 20, ASM1340144v1, whole genome shotgun sequence, encodes the following:
- the LOC119986729 gene encoding ankyrin repeat-containing protein BDA1-like isoform X2, whose protein sequence is MAQTLEAAARAGNIDALYESIREDAYLLDKIDKVPFVDTPLHIAASAGHTEFALEMMRLKPSFSRKLNQYGFSPIHLGLQNEHYELVIHLIEVDKDLVRVQRRGGITPLHYAAENGLLDLLFKFLMTCPASIEDVTIQKETALHLAVKNNMLEAVKLLLGWLSYVNKKMIAEWPDIEGNTILHIAASYGNIQLVRLLINKVDTRSKNSAGLTPGDILKGRNPNEEELKDLLHSAGDSGAFWPLYFLTLYVNRLISRIMKWVLRMRYKKPAKLSNEQRSATLVVAVLVATATYQAMLTPPARDWFKDDNKAAKSTMEQQIAPAPFVPSIDVNRKLIRVQGRGGVTLYRRVERFCRSYKPRKQISLCISVTIVHTLFSIHITTFPPQN
- the LOC119986729 gene encoding ankyrin repeat-containing protein BDA1-like isoform X1, with the translated sequence MAQTLEAAARAGNIDALYESIREDAYLLDKIDKVPFVDTPLHIAASAGHTEFALEMMRLKPSFSRKLNQYGFSPIHLGLQNEHYELVIHLIEVDKDLVRVQRRGGITPLHYAAENGLLDLLFKFLMTCPASIEDVTIQKETALHLAVKNNMLEAVKLLLGWLSYVNKKMIAEWPDIEGNTILHIAASYGNIQLVRLLINKVDTRSKNSAGLTPGDILKGRNPNEEELKDLLHSAGDSGAFWPLYFLTLYVNRLISRIMKWVLRMRYKKPAKLSNEQRSATLVVAVLVATATYQAMLTPPARDWFKDDNKAAKSTMEQQIAPAPFVPSIDVRLYDFYFVLWMLFSSFNTAAFFTSVVEILHLLPRSVGLRMWLASCLLVVCYLLAMIPICGFAYVEFVIPITLFVWIVFSFIRGRLKVVSVTVLINSFLKYY